The genomic interval ATATTACTTTGCTATTGAAGCTTTTAACGAGAATGGGGTTTCGGAAATGAGCGAGGTAATAATGGCGAAGTGACAATACCGGTTAATTGTTGATGGTAAATTGTTAATGAGCTGTTATTAACGATTTGCCATCACTCATCGTACCAGACAATTATCGTATCATAAAACTTCTTCCTCTGCCTCAAACACAATTCCTTCATAAATAGCCGAAACAGGCATTGTAAAATTGAGAAGATCAAATGATATTACTGATTCAGGAGTATCGAAAGACTGATAAATCCAGACGCCTTCCTGATCGGTTCTGGTATAAAGTTCTACGTAGCATTCATGCTGGGCAATCAACATGTAATAATTTGGAGAAGCAATATTTTTATATCTTCTCAGCTTAAAATCCCGGTCCCATCATAAAATTCATGACGGATTTCACTTCTCTCCTCCATTTCCAGATACTCAGAAACTGTATATTTCTTTTCTGCTATTTGTGCTTGTCCCATAGTATTTTCACATAACTGTCAGAAAAACTACACTAAATTAAATTAGTTGCAAAAAGGGAAGATTATAAAGTAAGGGAAGTAAAAATATCAAACCAAAGCATCATTTTCCCCACAAAAGCGAAGAATCACCATAACTTAAAAAGCGGTAATCGTTATCCAGCGCCTCTTTATAAATTCGCTTCCAATCCTCTCCTACCAAAGCTGCTACAAGCAAAATTAATGTGGAACCGGGTTGATGATAATTGGTAATAAGTCCTTTGCATAAACGAAATGTATATCCGGGGAAAATAAATATTTCTGTTTCGCCAACAATAGAATCCAGCTTTTCCTTATCCATGTAGCGTGCAATAGCACTGAGTGACTCTGTTGCAGATGGCAGTTCAGATTCTTCAAATGGGTATGGATACAGTTTCTCAATTTCAAAAACTGTCGTTTCTGAACGATACAATTTTACACCGTACCAATACAGACTTTCCAGGGACCGCAGCGAAGTAGTACCAACCGGAACAATGGTTTCGGTATTCAGAAGCAATTCATTAATTAAACCGCGTGTGAATACAACCTGTTCCGAATGCATTTTATGTTCGGTAACTGTATTTGCTTTAATTGGCTGGAATGTACCGGCACCTACATGAAGCGTAAGAAAAGACCTTCTGATTCCTTTAATTTGAAGCTCATGAAATATCTGATCTGTAAAATGCAACCCGGCGGTTGGAGCAGCTACGGCACCATCATGATTGGCGTATACAGTTTGGTAAGTCTGTTTGTCAATTTCTTCTGTTTCCCTGTTCAGATAAGGAGGTAGCGGAATCTCTCCCAATGCTTTGACAATCTCCAGAAAAACAGCATCCGTATTCCAGATTAACCTGACTTGATTCTTTTCATAATCAGCATATTCAACCCGCAATTGAATTATTTCCCCATCGACAGTTATCTGTGTAGATAAAGAATCAGATACTTTCCAGCGTTTTTTATTACCAATCATGCATTCCCATACGCACGACTGAGTTACCAGCATCGCATCATTGATAACGTGTGTAGGCTTTTCAGGATGAAGCAATAAAATTTCTATAGTAGCACCGGTCTCCTTTTGAAAATATGCCCTTGCAGGAATAACTTTCGTGTCATTAAAAACAAGCAGCGTATCAGCAGGAAGATTTGCAGGTAAATTCGTAAAATGACTGTGATCAATTTGTCCTTCTTTATAAATCAGGAGCTTTGAACTGTCACGCGGGACGACTGGATAACGGGCAATTCGCTCGTCTGGCAAGTCATAATGAAAATCCTGCAAACGCATAGCTTCCGCTGCTGCTAACCAGTTATTCTTCATTCAAAAAATGATTTGTAACAAATAAATTGCCGGATATGAATTAAAATATTTCATATTGACTTCTACAATTTATCTTCTGGTGCCGGTGTCCACAACAAGCGTAATGGCAGAATAAATACCATCACCATCAATGCAATACTGGCATAATAAAGCCATGAAAAATCGAAAACATCCAGCTTATACTGGTTGCTGTTGATAGTAGCCAGCGCAAAAAGACTGAACCCGATAATTGTATTGATTACAGCTACCAGACAATAAAGCCAATTGATCAAATGTTCGTTCAGGTCAGTACGATGCCTGGCCCATATCTTGCGGTTTATTATAGGTAAATACTCAGGGTCGACATTCGGAATTTGTTTGGCTAGTCCGGAAATAACAACATTATTTACCAGGAACAAACCCATTACAATGTAGAACACATGCTCTTTGTTCACATATCTTTCTGCCAGTCCGGTATCGGAAAAGTCTACCGCCACCATATCGGGGAACAATGAATAGGTCCAAATTAGCGCTCCGATTACCAGTAATACCGATAACCACCGCCATATTTTAATAACAAACGTTCCAACTTTCATGAATGAATAACCTTTGCAGGATTTCTTTTTTCGCCATAGTAATTTGGGCGCAAAATTAGGTCGGGGAGTTTCTAAAACCTAATTGAAGCGGTATCAATCCAACATTAATTAAATAACACATATAAAATATTGATAAAAGTCAGACCGATCATACTAAGCTGAAATAATTTACACAAATCAAATCGTGATCAGATGACCAAATTTTGTAAAATTCATGCTTATTCGTGTTATTCGTGGCTGGCAAAAAACCGAATAATTATCAGATAAAGAGGCTAATCACTTATGAAAATCTACACAAAAACCGGTGATAAAGGCACAACTTCGCTTATAGGAGGTACACGACTAAGCAAAGCGCACGTACGTATTGATGCTTATGGCACAGTGGATGAGCTCAATAGCTACATTGGCTTACTTGGCGATCAGCCGGTTAACATAAAGCGTAAAGACCTTTTAAAAGAAATACAGGACCGCCTATTTACCATTGGGTCACATTTGGCATCGGAGTCGGATAAATCCAGAAAAATATTGCCCGACTTACTGGAAGACGACATCGTTTTACTTGAAAAAGCCATGGATGAAATTGACAGGCAGGTTCCTGCTCTTCGTGCATTTATACTGCCTGGAGGCCACGAATCAGTTTCGTTTGGACATGTAGCCCGAACCGTTTGCCGCCGGGCCGAACGTGCTGTTATACATTTGCAGCAGGGAGAAGAAGTTGAAGATATTGTAATCCGCTACCTGAACCGGTTGTCAGATTATCTTTTTATGCTTTGCAGAATCATGACACTTGACCTCGGAATAGAGGAAGTAACCTGGAAGCCAAGGGTTAGCAAATAATAATTGTTATACTAAATATCTTCCTAATGTTGATATAATTTTGCTAAATTGCAGGACTAAATTCAGAAGTAAAAGTTCATTATATTCAGCATAAATTTGAGGCATTATGACAGCCGATACATTGCAAATAGAAATTCAGCAAACAAGTAAATCACGTTTGCAGGAGGTTGATTTTAACAACCTTGTCTTTGGAAAGAATATTTCCGATCATATGTTTATCTCCGAATATCGTGATGGCCAATGGCTAAATTCACGCATTGTACCTTACGGAGATCTGTCCCTCAGCCCTGCAACAGCCGCCCTTCATTATGGCCAGGCTATTTTTGAAGGAATGAAAGCATATAAAAATGAAGAAGGCGAAGTACTTATCTTCCGTGCTATTGATAACTGGAAACGACTGAACAAATCTGCTGAGCGTCTTTGTATGCCTGTCATTCCTGAAGAAATTTTTATGGGTGGGCTTACAGAATTACTGCGTCTGGATTCAGAATGGGTACCTTCGCAGGATGGCT from Dyadobacter sp. NIV53 carries:
- a CDS encoding cob(I)yrinic acid a,c-diamide adenosyltransferase — translated: MKIYTKTGDKGTTSLIGGTRLSKAHVRIDAYGTVDELNSYIGLLGDQPVNIKRKDLLKEIQDRLFTIGSHLASESDKSRKILPDLLEDDIVLLEKAMDEIDRQVPALRAFILPGGHESVSFGHVARTVCRRAERAVIHLQQGEEVEDIVIRYLNRLSDYLFMLCRIMTLDLGIEEVTWKPRVSK
- a CDS encoding S-adenosylmethionine:tRNA ribosyltransferase-isomerase; this translates as MKNNWLAAAEAMRLQDFHYDLPDERIARYPVVPRDSSKLLIYKEGQIDHSHFTNLPANLPADTLLVFNDTKVIPARAYFQKETGATIEILLLHPEKPTHVINDAMLVTQSCVWECMIGNKKRWKVSDSLSTQITVDGEIIQLRVEYADYEKNQVRLIWNTDAVFLEIVKALGEIPLPPYLNRETEEIDKQTYQTVYANHDGAVAAPTAGLHFTDQIFHELQIKGIRRSFLTLHVGAGTFQPIKANTVTEHKMHSEQVVFTRGLINELLLNTETIVPVGTTSLRSLESLYWYGVKLYRSETTVFEIEKLYPYPFEESELPSATESLSAIARYMDKEKLDSIVGETEIFIFPGYTFRLCKGLITNYHQPGSTLILLVAALVGEDWKRIYKEALDNDYRFLSYGDSSLLWGK